The Xiphophorus couchianus chromosome 18, X_couchianus-1.0, whole genome shotgun sequence DNA window aacacaaatgaagaagaaaaatcacacGAGTCACAAGTGAGTGAAAACGTATTTTTGGCAGGGTAgagtttattttgattatttttcaagaaaatagCAACACAAGGAGAAAAACTAACCATGATATGTGGTTCTATAGCAAAAATTAACTTGACTGGTTTAACGGAATGTTTAATAGCTTatcattgaaataattaaatacttatATTGTTACAAAAATACTATGGAGTTGGAGTCTAACAgtcataaacaagaaaaatgcaaCGTTCTCTTCTACCAAATCATGGTATTTTAAATGGAGTGAAATTATGTTTGATTGACTTAGTCCCAACCAAATAGGCCTACATTGTGttaaagctacatttaaagtttctgaaattataattttatttaattatactTTATGTTATtgtatgggggaaaaaatctccATACATCCATTAGATTTCTTCATCAAACTGCTATTGCACAAAAAACTGTACTGATTTAGTTTACAAATCCGAAGcttaattgattaaaaatgacttttttctcaaataattgCACAAGGAAAAAAAGTGGGATGCAATTATTAATTATCTAAGTACGAGGAGgtacatttaaaaagacaaaaaaataattttcggAAATGACGCAGAAGTTaatctgtcttttattttgaaacaagaGCAACCGGATATTTCGTATTAACGTTGTTGTGGAGGTATCAAGATGGcgtcccagcagcagcagcaagctGTTGGTCAAATTTCTCAAGCCGGCTTACAACAAACTGCATCaatgcagcagcaacaacaacaacagcagcagcagcagcagcaacagctcAGTCAACAGCAAGACTTTGATCCAGTTCATCGATTTAAGATGCTTATTCCGCAGCTGAAGGAGAGTTTACAGGTAATTACCCCGCTATTAGCGAGCTAAAAACTGGACGATGGATACTGGTGATGCTAATCTGtctgctttcatttaaaatagaatCTAATGAAGGTTGCAGCATTGAATTTGGCTCACAACACTTCAATCGACAACGGCGTGTAAGTACAGTGTCAGTACTTTTTACTGAGGTCCGTTTTGACCTCAGTATGTTAACCTCTTGTCTTCTGAAACgtgtttcttgtttctgtttgctcagTAAAAGCAGCGACACTTCTGTTCAGCGTTTTGATAAAAGCTTAGAGGAGTTTTATGCCCTCTGTGATCAAGTGGAACTGTGTTTGGTAAGCATGGACCAGTTCTTATTATATTTTCTGCACCACTTGGACATTTCTCCCCCCACATTTGTCAAAATACAGccaaaactgaatatttataaaGCTACTGTACAACTGACACCAATTTCTCATCATATGTTGGTAAAATCGCATCCAGTCCACATATGTAAAGAAATCAAATCACAGATATCTATAAATGTATGTATAATAAATGAAAGGACACTGGATAAATCTTGTGAGATTTTCATGTCAGTTGagcctttaaataaatatatttacttagaaaattggttttgtgtttaaagcttttttcttaatttattgaattaGGGTTGAAGGGCTTTAATAATCAGGTGATTATTTTGTACCAAATATAATATTGTGATTGGTAGCTTTTAATTTTCTaagatttattacattttaacattagtattgtgtgttttttgcgACTTACAAACTCGCATTTTTACGTTCTCTCTGAAGCGCCTGGCATACGAGTGCCTCTCTCAGAGCATCGACAGCGCCAAGCATTCCCCCAATTTGGTCCCTACAGCCACAAAGCCGGACACGGTGCAGACGGAGTCCATGTCCTACGCTCAGTACCTCAGCATGATCAAGTCTCAGATCTCCTGTGCCAAAGATATCCACAATGCTTTGCTGGAGTGCGCTAAGAAGATCGCGGGAAAGGGACAGCCTCAAGGCATCATGTAGACTCGGACTGAATATtcttattctatttttattttattttatttttttgtatgttatGACAAGAAGAGGCAAAGGCacaatttctcagtttttgttttctgttgtggtTTGTAAATGCCGTGTAAATATTCCTGACAGTTGGGCTCTGTGGTGACCAGCAGGAGGCGACAAAGTTTTCAAGAGCTATTTTGTAACATATTTGTATTGACTATTAAAATCTTTCtgctcatgttttcttttttttattcagtatgaactggaaaatatgcaaaatatttatatatctgtTAATGCAAAAGCTGAAAAACCAAGGagttgacaaataaaaaaggtCAAATGTTGATGAACTAATTAAATGGTTAAACTATACATGGTTTAGTAACAAACTACACCGTTTAGGTATGTAGAAACAAATTTACAACTTCACAAAAAAGGTGACAAATCCTTGAGTTGTATAGAGCAAGATTTTGAGTTGAACAAAAACTATCCATGTCCAAGGCACATAAGTGTCTTTGGTCTGCATGCTGCTGTTATGGTGTGATAATACCAACATGTGAAAGTGGTGTATGGCCGGCCTGCAGCTGGCCAACACCTCAGCCACATCTGAGCCACTGACAAGTGCTGCCATCCAAAAATACTTCTCTGGGTCACCAGCATGCATAGAAGGTTCAAAGCATACTTGCACACTCATAAACCTGATGTGCtattttattaaagctaaaCTGTTGAGCAGATATCTGGTATGGGGGAAATGAGTAAGAAGAAAAGAGGATCAGGTTCATTcacacaactttattttcagacatCCTGAACTGGCAGACCTCACTTTTAACACAAAACGTACAAGAATAAATCATTTAGTGAGAGTAATCCCTGCGCTCGTCTACACTTCGCAACAAAGCACAAAGTTcaacaagtaaaaacaaacaatataaaaagaTTAAGGTGTGTTTGTACAAAGATTTCAGTATTTAAACCAGacgctaaataaaaacaaaaccggATATATTCTATGTGCATTgctttattttacaacaaagaaTGTAGGATCATTATTACCTTTTTATAAGCTACAAAGATAATGTTTACATGATGTGTAAAATTctatttttcagatttcctgATAAAAATGCTGGTGACACACCATAaggctgcagtttttaaattttttctttataaaaaacccccaaaacaaaacaaaaaaaaaccttcaaaataatATCACTCGGGTATAAATGCAGCCTTTTACTTCCATCAGAGTgtctgttgatttattttgctttgtggCTTGGAACTAAACAGGAACTCAAAGTATGGTACTCTGATCTGCTTAGTTAGTGATCCTGTAGTCATATTGCTGTATCAGTTGTACCTGAAAAGAAGCTCTATAGACTGACATCCAGCCTTTCAGAGGCTTGATAATTATTCATCAGTTTAAACCAGATGTGATGGAACAAGGAAACTGCAACATACACTGCGGTGTGTGCATCAAAGAACACATATGTGTGACGTAATATTTTGTGTCCAACTGCAATAGattctttctctgtttcatgTGGTGTGTGTTTCTGAAGTGAGAGGAAGGCACCACTTTGAACTGTGAGATGTGTAAATGGCTTTAATTAGACGTAAAGATAGAGGCATCAATATTTGTACTAGTTGGTGTTGCCTGAGCCTTTATGCCCAGCCTTTTTCTTTCgatgacctctggaaaaaacagacaaaaaaactaaataagcACCAAAAATTGTCACAATCGGACTAATCTCAACTTAGGTGTCTTATGAAGTTTGAACCATTTTTCTGCTGTGTATCCAGCAGACAAATGACGTGTTAATACTGACCTACGGGGATGCTCAGGACTACCAAGCTGACGTTGTGTTGGGCCAGGCATGGGGTCTGGTGACAGAAGCCTGGATACCTTCCGCTGCCATTCATCATCAAAAGAATTTGCTTCAGCTGTGGGGGGAAGATAACGTTAGTTACAGTCAGACTATCTTATAGGGCAGAGATGCAAAGCTTTCACATACATTCATCCATATTCACGAAATCCTGTTTAATCTCTTCCTCTCCAGTTTGCTTGTTATGTCTCTTCTCAACAACATGCCGTCTGTCCTTGATTTGGTGTCCAATTTTCATCTTCTCCAGACCGCTGTCGGAGTCTTTAAAAGCTTGGCGTGTCTCCTTTATCTGGGAAAGAGAGCAGCGTTAAAGCTGTTACACTCATAATCATTAAacaagttcatttatttattaagagtTTAGTGTATCGGAGTTTAGTGAAGTCGGACCATTTTTGGCTTAACTGAGCCTGAACATCACAGACAACCCCAAGCATCCTCTTCCTTAGAAtgtaatacaaaaacaaaatgtcttcagtcagaggcttcttcagaggCACTGTAGTACACACCACTACAGGAGATCCTCCATCACCCTTTACTAACAACTCCTTGAAGAAACATGGGCAGTTTAAACTacaagatttattttccttttgagaTTAATGAAGTACTTTTGCactaaactgaattgaaatgtcAGCTATGTAATCTTTAGTCTTTCttttgaaggagaaaaaaaaaatcattgtcaCATTTCCatcacacacagtgtgacatctcATGTGGTcctaacataaataaataatgacagcTTGTGACAGGAaagctgttaaaaaataatttacacacCAATAATTGGAGCTTTTTAACAGAAGTTGGAATTGGTTAAAATTAATTACTtaccaaaaagaaagaaaaaaaaacagagatctGAAATTAAAGCATCACAAGTGTTTCTATTTAGAGAGTTTAACTTCAActttagttaatattttttacagacagatttatttttagcatctGAAGACATAAAGCAGGATTCTTCAGCACATCACCACTCCTAGAGTACTAGAAAACTTACTCCTCCTGGGGCACAGCGAGTCGACGTAGTTGCCTGGAACACCTTTGGAGGCTCATCTCCAACTTTTGAATATGACATTACCGATGATGACCTGTATGAGTGGGCATTTGCATCTGGTGACACgtcctccaaaaaaaaaacaaaaaaacaaacaaacacaagcacAGAGTGTAACATAAGACAGCTTTCacttaaaaattgattttattgctacttatttatttatttagcaccaTCTATATGAATAAAAGAAAGCATGTTGGTGAACTCACAAAGTCTCTGTTCATTTCTTCCATGCTTTTTCTCATGTTGGACATCACGTTGTCAAACATGCTGAAATGGTTCTGCATCATGTCCTGCTCAGACATAAAAGGAAACCACAATGAAAAGTCAGTTTAAAAGCTGTACACTATTCTTGATGGTCACTTGACATTAACAAGTCATAAACAGCTACATTatgtaggtaaaaaaaaaaatacatgcagatacatgcataaatatttcttatatGAACCATTTTGCAAACTATAACCACAATAATAATGAGtaaataatccaaaacaaaaaactgtgagAGTCACTGAACACTCACAAACACTGAAAAGctcaagacttttttttaattaggatTGTTAATGCCAAAGACTGAATGAAAGCCAGAGCTTTGATAATAACCTAACCAGGATGTTAATAATCATTAATGTTTGTTAATTATCGCTACAGCTAAGGCACCGACCGtatgtattaaataaaaatgtaccaaTCCATGTGACACTAATTGAATATGTCCAAATGAGACAGGAATCTCtcaaaagacaataaaagaagTATCCGGTTAAGCTAGCTATAGCGCACATTTAGGTTTATCGCAAAGAAAGGAAGCAGTTCAGTGGTTACTCCTCATTCtgattactgtttttatttgttgtttgttgtctTATATTCATAAGATGACAGTGTTGGTGCACTAATAATGCAGCCTAAATAATGAAAATTACTTGCAATGAGTATTCAAGCAAAACCTACTTGTTTGCTGGATAATGCTAAAATGCAATGAATGCAGCCAGCTGCGGTTAGAGCATGCACTCGGTCAGGTGAGTTTCTCTTTACATGCACAGACCCAACTCACCGTGCTGCCAGTGCTGCCAAAAGGCAACAATGACTGGCTCATATCCTGAAGATTCAAACGATATCAGTTTAGCATCTCAGTAGCTGGATGTTACAAAGACATGCTAAGCCATGGGGATTTTCTATCTAAATCAACAAGTCTGGCAAAAGCACAAGTATTCATATTTCTTGCACTTGTCTGCAATCTAACACATCAAAACTGCAACTGTCCATGAAAGattaacacaaaacaacacctaattgtgaagtggaaggaaatataacatggttttcaaataaaataatctataaTGATGTGTCTGTATTGTAGAACTAAATTTTACTACAACTACAACTTTTCTCGGGTTTGTTTCATACCAGGGCTACGTAAAAATCTTTGCCTTTTCTCCTTTACAAAATGACACAAGTTTAGTCagagtgaattaaaaaaacccatttgtagattattttccattaaaaaaagatttaattaaagTCTATTGTATTTACTGTGACAATAAAAGTGACCtgtaaaaatgatctaaaaacaCCATCATCAATAGGAAAGCTAAACTGCTccaaataattcagattttaaaacatattgatGTAAATATCAATATATTGATCTAATGCTGTTACGGAACCAACATTGGTGGGAAAAGACATTGCAatcaataaaagcaacaaaccCATCCACATTAAGTTTTTAAGGTGCATAGACTTCCTTAACTAAAGTCTATTGTGGTTGCAATAAATTCTTTACATGgtcatttttcttccatgaGAACAACAAGTTGTTGTcagcaataaaacatgtttcttgAAGTGGATCCCAGTAAGTGACTGGGTTTTCTTCCACTATTTGAAACAAACCCACACAGTGCTACACTCTGCCCTCagcaaagaatttttttttttttaaaggcgaCAAACTTTTTGTAGCTGGAAACACCTCGACGATGATAAAAATGGAGCAGCCTGCAGCCTCCCACATCCTGAGTCCGAGCTCTGCCTGGCAAGACCACAGGTGTTTGTGACCGCACGGTCTTGGCCAAACATCTCAACACCCATCACTATGTGTGCGTGGGGATTTTTCTGGGGTTGCGATGTGCAGGGTTATTGTGTGTAATCATTGGGGTGTTGAATGACTTGTGTTCCATGTGTAATTAGGTTGCATCGCCAGAGATTAGAGTGGATTTAACACTGAATGCGAGCCTCATTCTAGGAAGGCTGTAGTGGGCCGGGCGGTCCAGTCAGGACATGACTCCCCTGGGATTAAAGGGGGTTGCAGAGTCCACGACTGCACTCTCAGCTCTTCTAAAAGGTCAAGCTGATGTAAAAACGCTCCTGAACTGCCAATTTTATCCCACCGTGGCATCTATGAACTAATAAATGTCAGTTGGATAGCAGTATGCAGTATATTTAGACAAGGTATGACAGAGAGCGCAAACAAAGTTAAACAGATACACTCGTCTACACACTGGCAAAAATCTTAAGGGGTTCTGAAAttgaacaatttttttatgtttcgtTCACTGAGATTTTGAACAGAAGCAACTGATCCAACAGATTCAAATAAGAGATGAGAAAAGTAAGATGCACGCAGTTTTCATGAATTCACTTTCATCACCTCCTCTACCCTGCAGCAAAAACTATTTGATTTAAGCATGTGCATTGatctgaaaagtatttatttgaccacttaaatattaatttttttttcgcCTTTTCTTCattacacttaaatgtttcagatcattaaacaaATTCTAATATCAGAGAAGATAAGCTgagtaaattaaaagaaaaaatgttttcaaattattttatttattaagggtCAAAAAGCAGTCCAAATAAACCAATCCATCggttttctgaaatgttgtgCCAGTTTTATGATGAATGTAATGAGAAAATGCTCACTTTTTATCGTGCAAGGCTAAGGAAAACTTTCCCAAATGTCTTGGGGATCATCAAGATGTTTCCTTAGGAAGTGTTTGATGGGCCTTTGAATACTTGTTGCAGGGGTTTCTCACCATGGCCGCCATTTTTACCCAGTCTCTTTTCTATTGAATAATGAACCCGGATCCTAATTGAGGTCAGCAGTGTTCCTTAATTCTCTTTCGTCCTCCTGGTTGAGTCGTTAATGTGCTTCTGGAGTAATTTTGGCGGATTGTTCATTCCTGGGAAGTTTTGCAACAATTTTACTTAGCTTATCTTTTCTGATATCAACAGATTTAAGTGTAAcagagaaatgacaaaaaccacagaaatatttaaatccacAAATGTGACAGCAAGCAAACACAACActgtttatcattattattaggCCTCGGCACACTACTTAAAATGGCAGGCAAAGACAGCTTATTTCAATAATCTAATACGGCATCAGTGTTGTTATTTACGATCACATTTGTAAACAGGTGCCCTGATGAATGGAGGCTGTGAATGGTAACCCAAACCAGACAGCATAGGTGTAGGCAAAAGAGAGAAATGTGAGAACTCAGCGGAACTCGAGGAAGGTGGACGTTTCTTCCCACTGAGATTTTCATCACAGAAGCAGTAGCACAACCATCCAAACTTGCGTGAATATTGCAAGCTGGAACTGTGGGTTACTTTGCTTACAAGCATATTTTGGAGCCATATGTGTGTGTTCTTCGAATGTGTCTCCGTGTGCACATTTGTGCCTGTGATACTGGAGAACAGCTTGGGAGCGAGCTGTCTGTCATCTAGCTGCTAATGCAGCAGCGATGCCAAGTTCTGCGAAACAGATGGACGAAAAGAGCAACAATGAGGGAATAGAGTGCCCATGACATCTGAACATAGAACACATGCCGCGTCAAAGCCAGCAATCTGAGCACCGCTTCAGGCTTCAGGATTTCCACCACTGCCGGTCTCAACTTCCTCTGACCGTGTGGGACATCAgaaagcagttttttatttttttttattaataaacagTGCATATCCTGGTTAATACGGCTTTGATTGCATGCATCttctcatattttattattctattGATCACTTCTAAGTACTGAGCGAGCACGCTGCTTGGGACTGAGGTCACACTTCTGATGAAAGCCATTATCAAGGATAAATATACCAACTCTCATGGGAGACTTGGATTAAAGCAGGTGACTCCGGCTAAGTTTGACTCAGCAGATCAAATATACAACACTTCtctacatacagtacatgttcttattattattacaagCCAGAGAAACAAACACCACAATGGTAAGGAGCAAGTTGGGTAAAACGACACAAGTGAACCAAACCGTCTACGGGGAATTACAAAGGTATTCATTATCACctacttcaatattttttggtgagattttatgtgaacgACCAACACCAAGTAGTGCTTAACTGGCAAAAGATACAAAgctcaaattttttattttgtttaccaataaaatcaaataagtaaGGCATGTAATCTGCTCCTTTTACAATTTTACacccaaataaaatacagctgCCTTCAAATGTCATCTAATTAGGCATGTAATTTTTATCTCAACATGTTCTGAGAAGGTGTTAAAAGTTTTGGACATTCGAGAACAACGAGCATCCTGAAAAGGAAGGAGCCTACCTTGCAAGTCAGCTAACTTTACAGCAGTGTCGGTTTATGCACTCCACAAAATATGGCTTATGATGTGTAGAAGGAAGAAGAAAGTAATTGTTGAAATGCCCACGTTGAAGTTCAGCAAAAGTTTTGTAGCTGTTAGAAGGTTCTATTTTTAGATGAGAACAAAGTGTAAATTTATAGGGACGATGGTGGCGGTTGGTCCCATAATCAGTGGGTTGCCGGTTCGATTCCTGTTCCATCTGCCAAAACACTCCAAACCACGTTTCCTGCTGGCGGTTCTGGTGCAGCTGTCAAAGGCAGCTGTGGGTCCTATTGAGTAGTTTAccatcgtgtgtgtgtgtgtgtgtgtatgtgtatgcgTGACGgcgtgaatgactgaatgttgtGTCAACTACAGtgacttgataaagtgctatacaagtacaggcTATTTACTGCTGtcatagaaagaaaatgtgaaagacaCACTTTCTGGAGAATATGTGTTTTGTAACCCAAAATACACATTCCCCattgtgaagcatggtggtggcggCATCATACTGTTTTGGCATGCCATTCTTCAGAAGAGACAGAGAAGCTGGCCAGGGTTCAGATTtctacattaaaacaaaaacacacacacactaaagtTTGTAGCTGTAGTGTGAAAGATATGAATCCCTTTGAACAGCACTGGTTCTCCCTCACTGACTTCAACAAATGTTCAAATCCAGAGAagtgtttgcaaaaagaaatgcattaaaataaaacaagaacgcAGTGTGTTAGTGGAACAATGTGCTATAAATAGGCCTTCTAACCGTTGGGAGAGGCCAATGGGGTTGCCCTTCTACataaccagaaacaaacatggccaATCACCTCTGCAAGTGGAGTATCGGTTACAGTAGATGTGGCCAGTTTTTGGAGCCTAATCTTTAGTAAACACAGCGCTTCCTCAGGAGAAAGCACTGGACAGCTTACAGGACGACTGAAACATATAAACGGAGGGATATAATAAAGGGTAGTAGTGCATCGCCTAAATTTGAAGAGagctgttctttttgttttaaaatctacgTTCTCACCCGACGCTCGTTTCTTCGATCAAAAGGGGGCCTTGGATGTTCGGCCATGTCGCGGCCACGGTTTCTCCCATCTGTAATGCTTGTGCTAAAGGGGAAACCAAATGGTTCGGAGAAACTGCGCATCATCTGCCTCATGTGCTCTCTATGAGCACGGAATGAATCCCTGAAGAAAGACggagggaaagaaaagacaaaaagggcAGCTTAGCAATCACATAGACttaaacaccaaacaaaaaaaacgtcaTTACACTGTAGTGCTCTTTCTAAATTATGTCAACCTTgcactttattgtattttaacgGTACTGTTTCATGTtagataaaaaaggaaaaggttgCACAACATTGTGAAGGATACATgattttcaaaggtttttgcacaaaaagtgTGATGTGTACATGTAAGCAGCCCCTCTGACTaagtaatttgtaaaaatattttgtcagattaattaataatcaatcattattaatttatgattaataatcataaatgaatgattattaattttaaaaatccctttGTGAGACAGTTCAAGTTATGAGAATCTCAGATTTGTGGATCTAGAGCCTTGAGCAAATTCTTCTTCACAAAAGTAAGACTAAATGAAAAGCATCTTGGCACAGATCCTCAATTAGAAGCTTTGATAGAAGATCAttcatcatttttttctaaacaccaCATGGAAGTTTGCTTTAAACACTTCTatgtcatttgtatttttatgtttcagaacAAACTTCCATATTGAAAGAATGAAttcattttttgcaattttataGTCATTaaaatttagagaaaataaaaagtcgTGGGCTTTGACCAAGAAACAGACGGGCATTTCTATTCCTCACACAATGTCAACTTTACACATATAATGCATGAAAGTATATTgaggaaaaataatgcaattaaccatttttttaaatcacaaacacTGCTCACAACTCTCTAATTTT harbors:
- the med29 gene encoding mediator of RNA polymerase II transcription subunit 29 gives rise to the protein MASQQQQQAVGQISQAGLQQTASMQQQQQQQQQQQQQQLSQQQDFDPVHRFKMLIPQLKESLQNLMKVAALNLAHNTSIDNGVKSSDTSVQRFDKSLEEFYALCDQVELCLRLAYECLSQSIDSAKHSPNLVPTATKPDTVQTESMSYAQYLSMIKSQISCAKDIHNALLECAKKIAGKGQPQGIM
- the mlf1 gene encoding myeloid leukemia factor 1 isoform X1; translation: MYNNMLEDFDEDPFFSDSFRAHREHMRQMMRSFSEPFGFPFSTSITDGRNRGRDMAEHPRPPFDRRNERRDMSQSLLPFGSTGSTDMMQNHFSMFDNVMSNMRKSMEEMNRDFDVSPDANAHSYRSSSVMSYSKVGDEPPKVFQATTSTRCAPGGIKETRQAFKDSDSGLEKMKIGHQIKDRRHVVEKRHNKQTGEEEIKQDFVNMDESEANSFDDEWQRKVSRLLSPDPMPGPTQRQLGSPEHPRRGHRKKKAGHKGSGNTN
- the mlf1 gene encoding myeloid leukemia factor 1 isoform X2 yields the protein MYNNMLEDFDEDPFFSDSFRAHREHMRQMMRSFSEPFGFPFSTSITDGRNRGRDMAEHPRPPFDRRNERRDMMQNHFSMFDNVMSNMRKSMEEMNRDFDVSPDANAHSYRSSSVMSYSKVGDEPPKVFQATTSTRCAPGGIKETRQAFKDSDSGLEKMKIGHQIKDRRHVVEKRHNKQTGEEEIKQDFVNMDESEANSFDDEWQRKVSRLLSPDPMPGPTQRQLGSPEHPRRGHRKKKAGHKGSGNTN
- the mlf1 gene encoding myeloid leukemia factor 1 isoform X3; this encodes MGETVAATWPNIQGPLLIEETSVGRPVSCPVLSPEEALCLLKIRLQKLATSTVTDTPLAEDMMQNHFSMFDNVMSNMRKSMEEMNRDFDVSPDANAHSYRSSSVMSYSKVGDEPPKVFQATTSTRCAPGGIKETRQAFKDSDSGLEKMKIGHQIKDRRHVVEKRHNKQTGEEEIKQDFVNMDESEANSFDDEWQRKVSRLLSPDPMPGPTQRQLGSPEHPRRGHRKKKAGHKGSGNTN